GTATCTTCTTTTACAGCGCTTTAAAAGGCTTTTTAAGATTCAAAAAGCTAGGAAATAAATATGTCACCAAACCTGATCGGAGCTGATTATGAAATTCATATAACACACATACTTTACAGGGACTGTACTTGGAGATAACAGGTCCTACTTTGATTGATTTGAAGATTCGAACTGGAGCGGACTATGAAGAAGTTGCTGTGGCAGTGTCTGGTCGCTCTGTCGGTTACTTCATAGGATCAGCTATAGGTAAAATCGTTTTTCAGGTACAGTGTTTAGAGAcgttgtatttaaatttttgtatgttacatacaTGTACGAGGCAAATTCAGAAAATTGTGACGGAGAAAACTCACTTCTTGCACTGCCCCGGTCATTCTGTCAGACATTGGCAAGTTTCTGGAGTAGAATCACCGACCGTTGACTTCTGCTACCATAACCCTGTCGCTCCAGCCGTATTGTGTATGAACCAATGGCATTAAACATTTTGGCCTCATTAGAAATTTTCTTCTGACAACCGgtaaaaaactgatattttctggATTTCATCATTCCTATATTCACCCTTTATGAACTAACTTTCTTTCTTTCCAGGTGGCGTACTTGTGGACCGTTTTATTGGACACTGTGATTTAATGATCGGTGTATGTCTTACTGGTGGTGCCATAGCAACAGTCTTCGTGCCCTGGTCTCCCGTTGTCGAGTTACTTTGGTTCATCATAGTTCTTCAAGGAACGTTCGAGGGCGTCATAAATATAGGTTTGTTTGGCCCATCTGATCGCTCTTATACAATACATGTTCTCTTTCTCAACGTAAATACCATTGCTTCTTTACTTTGTACCAAACAGTGatgcaaaagataaaaaaaacagagCACTAGATTTAGACGTAGTGTTTCCAGCCTGATTCAACTGTAATATAGAAACAGACCTCCTCCCATCTTATCTGTACAGCCCATCTTTAATTATAGTCGAACCCTATTAACTGTGAAGTAATAGAAAACTCGATTTGAAATAGGCAACCTCTGACCGTTTTTGGGCAATGTTAATTAAAACTTGATTATTGTTGACTATATAGTCGATTCCATGATCCCCAGAGGACTAAGAATAATAACAACATTAAGTTCAAGATAGAATATTTGTCTTTTGGATTTTTACCAGATAGTTTTTCAGTCTAGCCGTAAATTCAATAAATCATTTTACAAACAAGGTAACATTCATTTTCTACAGCAATGGAAATGTCTGTTTACCGTCAAATTTCACtgtaaacattatttcattattccgGCTGGACAAAACCTAATTCTGTTACTATGGAAGAAGAAAGCTGCCTCGCCACTGCACATACTTCACGGCGGGTTTGGCATTGGATCATTTATAATACCACTTATAGCAAACCCTTTCCTCGCTGTTCCAATGCCTCATATGCAAAGGAACGTCTCAGCATTACAAAACTTCACAAATACAACAAATGATGTGACACTGGTGCCAGAACTATACACGTATAGTCGTCACACTATTTCAGCTAATGATGTTCCTATAAATGAAAGTTTTAAGTTTGATAACGAGACCACAATGAATAAAACAGTCTACATTAGAGAATCCAGAATAGAGTTTGCTTACCTTATTTCTGCTTTACTTACTTTGGTGTTATCGGTTGTCTTCTATGCCTATCAATTAAAGGGATATAAGTTCAGCGATTCGGACCACAGCAAGGGAGACAATCATGATAGGAAACATGCTTTTGCGAAACGATGCAAAGCGATGGTTAATCCAGCAACATGTGCAAAGGGAAGACTTCTGTACGGAACTGAAATATTatctgtattatttatttattattttaacatccTTGGAGGAGAACGGATCTTAGGAAAATTTATTCGCGCGTATTCAATCGAACAGCTAGGCTTTTCAGTTGCAGATGGGAGTTACATAAATACCGCTTTCTGGATAAGTTTTTCTATAGGACGAATAACTGGATTTGTGACAGCCAGATATATTCCAATTAGAATTCTAATACTTATTGAAACGTGTGGTGTGTTTGTTTGTtcagttttattatgtatatttgcTGGGGACAATGCTACTGCACTATGGGTTTTGGTACAACCACTTGCAGTGTTTCACGCACCTTGTTTCCCGTCCGGAATAGGCTGGGGCGACTTCCATGTGGAAATGACTGGTATGGCTATTACATTCCTTCTCCTAGGTGGATCAATTGGCGGTGTAGCATATCTTAAACTCACGGGATTTCTTTTTGAGACCTATGGTCCAAGATCTTTTCTGTATCATATACTTGGGTACGGGATTGCTTGTTTTACATTGGCGATACTGCTTGACATCATAGGAGCCCAGTATGGTAACAGATTTGAAGTCGAAAAGGAGCCTGAACAGCTAGATCAGGAATTAGATGATTTTACTAAAAGTGAGGAAAAAGTCCTACAAAAAAGTTTGCTCGAGGAAAGGACAGTTCCTGATGAGAGGATATAAGAGAAAAACCGAGTGTAATGTTTCCATTAATAACGAATTTATTTTATCTTGCACCAGTTCTTGCCTTCTATCAGGGAATGATCTTTGCATACATTTTAATGCTCAAATGGTGTGCGTATATTTTAAAGGGTTACTGCCGTGCCCGCAGATGACGCCGTGTGATCAAAATAAGAAAGTACCCCAATGTTGTCTATGACAATATTAACGCCCAGGAGGAATTCGAACTAGAAAAGATCCAACTGGAAGCACTTCGAATAATATCAGGGTCCACAAAACTAGTCTACTTCCATAATCTGTACTAAGAGACTTGCTTCCAACCTCTGAAAGAACGGAAAAGGAAATAAAGTCTTACTCTTTTCTATAAAATGTCGAACAATCTCGCTCCATCTTATCTATCGTCATTAGTACATACTCTTGTTGGGAACACTACTGCTTACAACCTATGAAATGCTCAAGACCTCAGACCTATACAACTCTATTCTAATTCATTTCCGCCTCAAACAACATCTGATTGGAACCAACTCCCCACTGAACATAGAAAATCCCCTAGTCCCAATAGCTTTAAAAGTACACTGAACACGGATGTCACAAAGCAACCATGTCAGTTCTACTTTGTTGATCGAAAGTCTCCAATTCTCAATATCAGACTAAGAACACACTGCAGCTCATTAAATGAGCAATTCTATTCATGAAACTATCATTATCAGCTCTCTTtgtctatttttgagaaattgaAACGACGCACCGTTACTTTCTCAAGTGTCCTCGTTACCAGAGGCAGCGAACACTGTTTCAAGATCACAAACATTACATTaccaatactgttgaaaaacggcgttaaacccagaacaacCAAAAAAATCTCCTACTAAGTATTCGGTGATGCAAATAGTCCTCAAATCAATATATCTGTCTTCTCTTACGTTCAAGAATACATACATCAAACCAGGAGATTCATCTAATAGACTTACGAACACCAATCTTTCATATCCCACAAGTAACCGCACCCAAAAAGCAACCagactctctctctctgtctgtctgtctctctctctctctctctctctctgttcatTTAACTTAAACATTCATCGGTTCTTTCAGAATCATTTCCTAATATGCCAAAACGTATCGAATATCACATTTCCATTTCATGTCCACAATTTACTAGTATTAgtaatacttcaaatttgaacgTTTTATAAAGAATTGACTGCAAGCATGCATTAATTTTAGAATTGATTGTTGTCACTGTAATTTAGTGTTTACCTGTTTTCGGGGAACAGTTTCTTAAACAGCTTATTAGCTTACTACTCAATCCCTTGCTTTTGTAACATATGTTGTAATCACATGCtaattgttgaataaaatattgtttaaaccaagtgccccctgttttgtttttataattgttCTTCTTTTGCAATTTCTGATGTAGTTATAAATATTTGGAAGTGTTACATTCAATCTGTTTGTCAATCTGTTTCAATCTCaaagaaataaatcatttcttcattctttatgaaactttgtggCGGCTTTGGTATGGAAAGGGAGGAATGGAGGAGAAAAAGAACGAGTTTGAAGAACGCCAACGCGCCAAAAACGACAAGCTCGCACACAATACGACAAAATTCTTGGCGCGTAAATTTTGTCGTTTTGACGTGTTGGCGCTCTTCAAACTCCCCAAACCGTCAGtatgaaatggcagaaatcagacACCATACCTTGTTGAAAATATGTAAAGGAATAGATTCTAGATTCAGTATAACTAGCATATTGCCCAAGATTGCCAAATATGAACGGGTATCCTGCATGTCTCAACGATATACTTTAAgtataaatgttttaatcaattaCTCAACGGGTCAGGGTTCTGTCTAAACGTTGACTTTAGGACAGCCTGCACGTTGAACATGCACATTGAACATCAAAACACCTAatgatttaatttgaaaaatgtccatttcaaaataaaaccccAGTCTTTATTTATTGGTTCCACCAAAAAGAAAATAACCCATCAGCCAACCTGGGAGACTTTTCCCTTTACCATTCACAATAACATTGACTTAAAAGAATATCTGTAAAGGACAGAAAAGCCCATCTTACTGACAAAAAATTTCTAACTTTCTTCAAACCTTTAAGTCTAATTTTAGATTAACAGCTTTAGCGTTTGGATTACATGTTTTAAAGTATTGATAGTATCAACAAATTGATAAGCATCACAGTATGgtttatatttacaattacatttcaaaacacaacaTACCAAACCCTcacacatacatgtatcatataatgtaataaaataacatataatgTCATATCATATTACAAACAAAATTACTTTAGTATGTTTTCAACTATAGTTTTCGTAGTGATTCCGCCACTTACAAACCAGTCGCATTTCGGTATGTTCAATTTTATCAGAGCCTTACAGAGTTGCTGAGCTATATATCCTTTCTCAACGAATATTTGCAAACAAAACTCTCCTGCAATGTTTGTCATTGCTTTTGTAAGATGAAAATGTAAGTGACTTTCCAAGTCCAAAGCGCCGGTTCCAAATATATCGATTGTGTATGATTGTGGCGGATTTGTACACTTATAACTACTTCCGGCACTTAACAATCCTATTACGTCATTCGAAGACGTTCTAATGCTAGAATAGAACTTTGTGTTTTTTCCTTTGAATAGGCTAATATTTTCCTCCATACATTGAAATGGGATATAGTCCAATAAGATCCTGTTGCTAGGAAATATTGCCTCCCGATTTTTAACAGATCTCAATGCAGTTTGCATATCACTGGTTGAAAAATCATTGATTTCCGATCGATTATGTTCCTGGAATGTGTGttcttccattttctgtctgACTGCGTCTGTAATTACCCCAGCGTAATgcagctgaaaaaaaatcaagaatactaaaattaaagataaatataatacatttgtaGATCCATATGAAAGTCTAATACATGTTAAAAATCGTTTTACAGTTATTTTCTCATACTCTACAGTTGTCCACGGTCATGTTAATAATAATTACATTTCTCCTTTTACAGCTAGACAGTCCATAGTTCTGCTATATCATCGATTCATATTTGACACATTTTTATTTGGCTAGTGCTCAATTCATTCTTGACCATTTTGTCATCAGTAACCGAGAAGTAGAATCTCTGTAGTGTGCAATAAGAACTGTGACACCTGAGAAATAGTTACTGAGGTAAAATGCAGTTAAAAGAGAAATGGCAATCTGCTAGTTGTTTCTGGGTGGCTTTTATTTCTTTGATCAAGGAAACATGCCGCATGTTCAAACTTGGTTTAATTTCATTATAGCATTAGCAttcaaagcacgcaaaactaaaatttatttgtatTCTAACACATTTGACTTACAACAGAAAGGAGTATTAATCTGGAATCCTGACTTTAGTCGTAAATGGACGGAGTAAACCAGAATAGCCAAAAGAAGGGAGTAAACCGGAATGGCCAAAAGAAGGTCGTTTAGCGAAACGTGTttaaatcgacaagacaatacatggtaaaatccttctttgtttatataaaagaaaatcttaaaagtgttagaattatTCATTTCATCTGCGAAAACTTTTTTatcttaatatttattaaacactTGGAAATATTTGTCCCCTTTGAAGTGATTTCCACATGCGAACGTTTGAATCTTTCTGATCTGGCGTGTTTATTGAATGATGTCTCCACCAATGCTACACGGCGTTTACAACCATGTTCAAGGGCTATCTGATTGAAGTATTCATTCATTGCACTGAAAACAATAGTTGTCGTAAGATAACTAAAACACCCCGACCTAGACTTTATCACAGTTGATAAATTATAACGTGTCCTGGAAAATATAAATCTACATATTACGTTGTGAGTGACCATAGAGAATTTCATACAAACTTCATAATAATGAATTGAAACAGTGACATGGAAATTCATTATACACATTGAACATGAATTTAAGAATTTTTCTATAATTCTCGAAAAACAGTTTCAAGGTGATGTCGAAATGGCCTTTTTAGTGAAGTCACGACTCTTTCTACCGACAGTAAGTTTAGCTGTTCCTTGGCTTGTCCCAGGAAAGGTATgattcagttttaattttaagATAATAAAACCTTTTAGAAGATCATTTAGAAGCAGAACATTACTTAGCAAACTGTTCATGTTCACCTTTCATGTCCCTTTGCATCGGGTTTTCTTTAccattgtttcatttgataaaaGTGGTATATAGCCGTTtacaaaataactgaaaatttgTTAGCTCAAAGTCTGACTCTTAAACAATGATTCACTGACATAAACTTATGCACATCTACCCAAATATTCCCCGTCCCTCGTACATTTCGTGTACTCGTCCAGCTTGACTTAAGATAGATTCTTTGCCGTCCAGAAATAAAATCACGCCGAACGAAACCTGTAAAATAAATTTAGTGACGGGGACTTAAATAAAACAAAGATTCGCCATGTTTTACAACACGAGTTTTATCcctttgtataaaatcaaacatgtaATGCTCTACATGGTACGTCCTAATTTGATATCTAAATACATCTTGATTAGATGACGTATTACGAAGTTTAATGAGTTTCCTTTGACCTTGTTGTCTGAATGCTTTTCTTGTTTTACAATGTAGTTTTGTAGATATATATGTTGTCTTACACTGGTGTAGGGTATTAGATAAACTACGTCCTTGGAGTACGTCTTTTCCTGTCGTATCGTTGTCCTTGTTCTTTACTCAAACaatgagcaaatcactgtttgagtctaacatgttatcaaggattaCTATGTACCCACCTGACGACATCCGCCTAATATTTGactgttttgtgtttgtttcttttccaATGCGCCGCTAcgacgtttgacgctatgacgtaataactgtgactaCAAACAGTGAATTATTTCATAATAACAAACAGTGTCACACTTTTCAGTCTTCTTTATTTAGTAGAAAAACAGCTCAAATTGTGTTAGAGTAAAGAATAAGCTGTGTTCTAGTAAGAGACAGTTTGTATTAAGCGGCCACCTTTTGCCTTTCCCCTGGTGGTTTAAGACAAGTTACATGAGTCTATCTCGTTAATATCAAGAAATTATCCAGATCGTCCTACCACTTTTCCATCCAATTTCTCCGACGATACAGCGTCTGTTGCTGTCTTGTATAAAATAGTCATAGTAGTCTGCTAGGTAGTCCAGTCCTCTATACACATTATGGCGTAGTGTTAAAACTGCTTTCTTGTCATGCTGGGTTGCTTCCCGAAAATCcaagtctttaaaattttctataaggaaaaacacaataatataaggcaaaagaaacaaatgaacatttgatgaCACATCCTTGACACTATACATACATAGCTCGACTTTCTGTTAATATGGCCAATGTTGGGAAGTTGCACGTCAAAACAGTGCCATTTGCTCATTCATCCCCGGGAAAATGTGTGACCTTGATTCACTTTGACTGagatgaaaaacatttaaaacattcgGGGACCGATTTGAGTGTGACATTGTCACCACTTATTCTTCAACGATGTTTCCATACACTTAAACATCCCCTTGACATGTTGATATCAATGAATGGTCTTTTATCATCTCCAGGATTGTCAGATCTTACTTGCTTTTGTTCTTGGATAACAACATAATGCCTCCTAGTTACTGTGAATGTGAAACCATTAATAGTTGCAAATACTTATAAAGTATGATTTTGATATGTTCTGTCGTGTTTCTGGTAGAAATGACATCTTGCAAATAATTGATTCCAATACTCAAGACAGAGAAAGAGTACTTAACTACATAATATCAAGATGTGATTGAGCTTTTTGACATAACAGTACATACTCGTCTGATTCTTGTCCTTTAAGTAATATACAGTATACAAAATATTAGATAGACCGAGACCGAACAGTTGTATTCCAGATGTTGACACATTACTTACATATTTATACGAAGGTAAGATTATGGTGTAAATGACTCACCTCAACTTTCAAATGATCTTGCAGCATCCTACAGTCAACTTAATACCATACCTGGGTTCGTCTGAGTTTAGGAGTACATTATTCTGTCGCATCCGCGACCCGGCAACTACTTCTAATTAAGGCCGAATCGTCTTTGTTCTGTATTAGCCgagttaaaataaataataatagcTTGACCCACCTCTAGTTTTAAACAACCTCTGAATTGTCTTTGTTTCCTTTAATAATAAATTCGAACACTTGCgatgaaaattatacattttatatcaatgtCAATTTAAAACAAGTGACAAGTATTATAAGGTCGATGGAACATGTGTCATTTCTCATAGCTGCTGATAACATCTAGATTAAAGGCGTATGCTACATGAAATTTTCACGGGGCGGAAATCGCACGACGCATCGTTTCCGGTAAAGTTGAACGGTTTCGGATAATCGGACAATCGGCGCGTTTATTTTTAATGCTTGATCAAAACTAGTCAAAGTAGTAAGATGTACGTTTCGGGACGGTGTGACAACTTTTAACTATCACTGTCCCGTTACGTCCAAGCTGATTCCGAGTATTTCTGTAGGGAAATCCCCGATTAAAACGTAGCAAGATAAATTTTTCAGGAGGCAAAAATCGCACAGCTCACCGTTTCCTGTAAAGTTGCATGGTTTTGGATATCGGGACAATCGCTGAGTTTATTTTTGATGCTTGATCAAAAcgagtccaaataataggatgttagttccgggacagcgtgataacttttgattgCCACTGCCCCGTCATGTCCAAGCTTATTCTGCGTATTTATGTAAGAAAATCCTCAATGAAGTTTGTtgtgaatgttttctggtacaagtacatatgaatgtatttgtaatattaacAGGTCTGATAATTATTTAGTGTTGAAATTAAAGCATGAAATTGTCCCGCTGATAATTTTGGcggttttgtgttttgttactgtCATTTTAGTGTCATCGGCTGAAAACCGGTGTTgaggtagatatctcctcgcacctttTCACATCATATTTGCAAAGAATTTAGTCTCTTATTTACAGTTATGAGTTACATTTAACTCATTTGacgtttctttatgaatattaatttttaatttattggAGGCTGACAAGTATTTTAggattattttgaatttttaacggtTTTTATTTCTCGGCACGAAGATCACAAACCAGTATCATAAAGgggcaatatttcaaaatgaaattgtgaaaaatctTATTCGGTGACCacccattttctttttatatttgaaaagtaaACATTATGTTCTGCTATTGTTGCAAGTTTAAGCAAATTCCTTTATGCTGATTTGGAAATACTAACTGCTGaaggaaatatacaatatttcataattatgatgcatttttgacctagaaaaaaacaacaacacacaagtGTCATGCAAGTATTTCTTGAATTgcattataatttctttttgttttgaagtgAAGTAGTCATGTCTTATGAGATTTGACTATCTGTTATACTTtatgaatcatttatttgattcttTGATCCTATATATAAAATGGCAGACACGCTGTAGATTTCAGGATACATTTATACCTTAGTCATGCattataatctgaaataaaatgaaaacgaagtcTGTGACctccatatttctttttatttttaggttacttatagaatgaactaacaatatatgaaatatgaacaaaatctgttattgggaaaaaatgATGATTAATATGTGAAATACTGCATATTATTAAAAGGTTTTCTCTCCCTTTTAATATATCAAGAAAATGAGTACATAGTTGATATTcgttttttcatatatattctttttctttatttttcttctaaTTATATgagtatatataatattttgctAGTGGTAGAGCTATGAgtatttttcttcatatttttcatCATACCGTGACAATGAAAGGCATATTCAAGAAAACTAGAACTGTTGACAACCACTCCCACTATACCTGAgcaaaatatctgtaaaaaaatgTTCATGATTGTGTAAAATacggcacagaggtgacataa
The genomic region above belongs to Mercenaria mercenaria strain notata chromosome 12, MADL_Memer_1, whole genome shotgun sequence and contains:
- the LOC123535049 gene encoding uncharacterized protein LOC123535049 isoform X2, with product MTILYKTATDAVSSEKLDGKVVSFGVILFLDGKESILSQAGRVHEMYEGRGIFGAMNEYFNQIALEHGCKRRVALVETSFNKHARSERFKRSHVEITSKGTNISKCLINIKIKKFSQMK
- the LOC123535049 gene encoding uncharacterized protein LOC123535049 isoform X1, with protein sequence MYNFHRKCSNLLLKETKTIQRLFKTRENFKDLDFREATQHDKKAVLTLRHNVYRGLDYLADYYDYFIQDSNRRCIVGEIGWKSGFVRRDFISGRQRIYLKSSWTSTRNVRGTGNIWCNE